The Arachis hypogaea cultivar Tifrunner chromosome 19, arahy.Tifrunner.gnm2.J5K5, whole genome shotgun sequence genome has a window encoding:
- the LOC112778490 gene encoding receptor-like protein kinase ANXUR2, producing the protein MNNIPRTNKLFPFLCLVCITVLLNAIRGSSKPNKAESLILGCGLEEGGGKDADGRQWEPDNKYVSGDKSVISKASFQDPSLLSVVPYMTARIFPSEATYKFSVQPDKRYWLRLHFYPALYSNFDPSNSYFSVTANGVVLLTNFSASITCQALSQAYIDREYSLAPLNSDSLTLTFKPSENHNGAFAFVNGIQLIQMPDLFDTAAMVGFAEQSVDLKAMHSQTMFRLNVGGQFISATQDSGLSRMWYDDTPYLFGAATGVTTQAAKDVMINYQSMPQYVAPPSVYSTSRSMGEDKDVNLHYNLTWVFSVDPNSMYLIRLHFCDYYYSKVNELVFQIFLNNQTVTNVFDVIAVSGGKGVPTYKDFVVYTQGNEGFSNNLWLALHPSVEQKPSYYDALLNGVEIFKVNDTDLSGPNPLPSAMLEEHEEKERSFAEDDDGISAAIKKHIVIGGAAGGAGFAVVAAILIVAHRNKKKAPASYSNTSSWLPVYANTHTNGTKSTVSGKSNGGGSNHLSAMTQGLCRYFSLQEMKQATKNFDESNVIGVGGFGKVYKGVIDNGFKVAIKRSNPQSEQGVNEFQTEIEMLSKLRHKHLVSLIGFCEEGDEMCLVYDYMALGTLREHLYKGNKPLETLTWKQRLEICIGAARGLHYLHTGAKYTIIHRDVKTTNILLDENWVAKVSDFGLSKTGPNMNQGHVTTVVKGSFGYLDPEYFRRQQLTEKSDVYSFGVVLFEVLCARPALNPNLPKDQVSLSDWALQCKRKGTLENIIDPCLKGKINPESLNKFADTAEKCLSDCGLDRPSMNDLLWNLEFALNLQENPDASHDEIHQFEEVNLNDNNDMAAHAT; encoded by the coding sequence ATGAATAATATCCCCAGAACCAATAAGCTATTCCCATTCTTGTGCCTTGTTTGTATAACGGTATTGTTGAATGCAATTCGTGGTTCATCAAAACCAAACAAGGCAGAGTCACTGATCTTGGGATGCGGCTTGGAAGAAGGCGGTGGCAAAGATGCAGACGGAAGACAATGGGAACCAGACAACAAGTACGTATCAGGGGACAAATCGGTCATTTCAAAAGCTTCCTTCCAAGACCCTTCGCTTCTCTCCGTGGTTCCTTACATGACAGCAAGAATCTTCCCATCAGAAGCCACCTACAAATTCTCCGTTCAACCGGACAAGCGTTACTGGCTCAGGCTCCATTTCTACCCCGCTCTTTACTCTAATTTCGACCCTTCCAATTCATATTTCTCCGTAACCGCCAACGGCGTTGTTCTTTTAACAAATTTCAGTGCATCAATCACGTGTCAGGCTCTCAGTCAGGCCTACATTGACAGAGAGTATTCATTGGCACCTCTCAATTCCGACTCCCTCACTCTCACCTTCAAGCCATCGGAGAATCACAACGGCGCTTTCGCCTTCGTCAACGGCATTCAACTAATCCAGATGCCCGACTTGTTTGATACAGCTGCAATGGTAGGCTTTGCTGAACAATCAGTCGATTTAAAAGCTATGCATTCTCAGACCATGTTTAGATTAAACGTCGGCGGGCAATTCATATCGGCAACGCAAGATTCCGGTCTAAGCCGGATGTGGTACGACGACACACCATATCTCTTCGGAGCGGCAACCGGCGTCACGACCCAAGCTGCCAAAGATGTCATGATCAATTACCAATCCATGCCGCAATACGTAGCTCCTCCTAGTGTTTACTCTACGTCAAGATCCATGGGGGAGGATAAGGATGTCAACCTTCACTACAATCTCACATGGGTTTTTAGCGTGGATCCTAATTCCATGTACCTTATTAGGTTGCATTTTTGTGATTACTACTATTCCAAAGTGAATGAGCTCGTCTTCCAGATCTTTCTCAACAACCAAACGGTTACAAATGTATTTGATGTGATTGCGGTGTCAGGTGGAAAAGGGGTTCCAACGTATAAAGACTTCGTGGTGTATACCCAAGGAAATGAAGGCTTTAGCAATAACCTTTGGCTTGCACTTCACCCTTCGGTTGAGCAAAAACCTTCGTATTACGATGCATTGCTTAACGGGGTTGAGATTTTCAAGGTCAATGACACAGACTTGTCCGGTCCTAATCCTCTGCCTTCCGCAATGCTGGAAGAGCACGAGGAAAAGGAAAGGAGCTTTGCAGAAGACGACGACGGCATTTCCGCTGCCATTAAAAAGCACATCGTCATAGGTGGAGCTGCAGGGGGTGCTGGTTTCGCCGTGGTCGCTGCAATTCTTATAGTTGCTCATAGGAACAAAAAGAAGGCTCCAGCTTCTTACTCCAACACTTCAAGTTGGTTGCCCGTTTATGCGAACACGCACACCAATGGGACCAAATCCACGGTGTCAGGGAAGAGTAACGGCGGTGGTAGCAACCACTTGTCAGCCATGACTCAGGGACTCTGCCGGTACTTCTCGTTACAAGAGATGAAGCAGGCAACGAAAAATTTCGACGAGTCGAATGTTATTGGCGTTGGAGGGTTTGGCAAAGTTTACAAGGGCGTCATCGACAATGGCTTCAAAGTAGCAATCAAGAGATCAAACCCGCAATCAGAACAAGGAGTGAATGAATTTCAAACAGAGATAGAAATGCTTTCCAAGTTAAGGCACAAGCATTTGGTTTCGTTGATCGGATtctgtgaagaaggtgatgagatGTGCCTTGTTTATGACTACATGGCTCTTGGCACCTTAAGGGAACATCTTTACAAGGGAAACAAACCATTGGAGACTCTAACATGGAAGCAAAGGTTGGAAATATGCATTGGAGCCGCAAGAGGGCTTCATTACCTTCACACTGGGGCCAAATACACAATCATCCATAGAGATGTAAAAACAACTAACATCCTTCTTGATGAGAATTGGGTTGCCAAGGTCTCGGATTTCGGTTTGTCAAAAACCGGTCCAAACATGAATCAAGGCCATGTTACCACCGTGGTGAAGGGTAGTTTTGGATATTTGGATCCAGAATACTTTAGGAGGCAACAGTTGACTGAAAAGTCTGACGTGTACTCGTTCGGGGTGGTTCTGTTCGAGGTGTTGTGTGCTCGGCCCGCATTGAATCCAAACCTTCCAAAAGATCAAGTTAGCCTTTCGGATTGGGCTCTTCAGTGCAAGAGAAAAGGAACATTGGAGAACATCATTGATCCTTGTCTGAAAGGGAAGATCAACCCGGAGAGCTTGAACAAGTTCGCCGATACTGCCGAGAAGTGTTTGTCCGATTGTGGACTCGATCGTCCCTCCATGAATGACTTGTTGTGGAACCTTGAATTTGCTCTCAACTTGCAAGAGAATCCTGATGCTTCACATGATGAAATTCATCAGTTTGAAGAAGTGAACTTGAATGACAATAATGACATGGCGGCACATGCTACGTAA